The Girardinichthys multiradiatus isolate DD_20200921_A chromosome 6, DD_fGirMul_XY1, whole genome shotgun sequence genome window below encodes:
- the LOC124869738 gene encoding uncharacterized protein LOC124869738, producing MFSSFSEVTGGGERNQKCSPVRVAFLQNNNLWWSCHELVFDVKVDPVSADEKVVKPVVSVYPAASRAHLEGKSSLLCLASDMFPPLVQISWKRQKKDGDLENLPPVEGEQLELRESGRTASILLVDRNPFYTKRYHCSVNHEGGRVEAQRLQEVHPWILVAPFRVKLLCLLYTVLIVKSLVYCCGLSLLMMLRTKGPSTI from the exons atgttttcttcattcaGTGAAGTAACTGGAGGTGGGGAGAGGAACCAGAAATGTTCTCCAGTAAGAGTAGCGTTCCTTCAGAATAATAACCTCTGGTGGAGCTGCCATGAGTTAGTGTTTGATGTGAAGGTGgatccagtgtctgcag ATGAGAAGGTAGTGAAGCCCGTGGTGAGCGTGTACCCAGCAGCATCCAGAGCCCACCTGGAGGGGAAGAGCTCCCTGCTGTGTCTGGCCTCAGACATGTTTCCTCCTCTGGTCCAGATCTCCTGGAAAAGACAGAAGAAGGACGGTGATCTGGAGAATCTGCCCCCTGTTGAGGGAGAGCAGCTGGAGCTCAGAGAGTCGGGTCGCACCGCCTCCATCTTACTGGTGGATCGGAATCCTTTCTACACTAAGAGATACCACTGCTCTGTCAACCATGAGGGGGGCAGAGTGGAGGCCCAAAGATTACAAG AGGTTCATCCCTGGATTCTGGTGGCCCCGTTCCGAGTGAAGCTGCTCTGCCTGCTCTACACGGTGCTGATAGTGAAGAGTCTGGTGTACTGCTGTGGACTCTCTCTGCTGATGATGCTCAGAACCAAGGGACCGTCCACCATCTGA